A part of Perca fluviatilis chromosome 15, GENO_Pfluv_1.0, whole genome shotgun sequence genomic DNA contains:
- the LOC120573826 gene encoding protein phosphatase 1 regulatory subunit 29 has protein sequence MQGASTTSTLLLLILSSFIFFSHIPYMVNGDCWLIEGDKGYVWLAICSQNQPPYETIPQHINNTVHDLRLNENKLKAVLFSSMYRFTNLTDLNLTKNEVSYIEDGAFAGQANLQVLQLGYNKLTNITEGMMRGLGRMQCLFLQHNLIEVIASNAFWECPSLSSIDLSSNKLGRIDPSTFTVLSRLMVCELAANPFHCGCDLYSFLTWLESFNNVTHTYDRLQCETPREMFGYPLLIAAGHTGRNAKSILYHRCRDGVMIPGMTSLPPDLDGPSGIGPEMFGGVGPYHQPTTSSSSTEHSIPSIKLKHVSLSSASVLVQIPNPYSKMYILTQYNQTFVSDVMNLKNRKEMITLSKLKPHTNYSFCVASIRNSQRYNHTCVQFSTRAPNQDDMLPTPSTTTHYIMTIVGCLFGMLIVLGFVYYCLRKKRMHDEKRKSICVKKTILEMRYGPEVAAAVANDPSAVHKLQEQSREHHQYQHQHGGKLPMSASSSSGMLHSANTSSSRLSSIPQVEKMATAFSEAMASKGNYMDVRTGGAGIERLGEGGHGGMDLRDDDGSDIGDDSDDDGRGSASEISTIAMEVDKVNQIINNCIDALKLDAAAVAASGASTNLMSCSNPTSPPPTSTSSLTRGLIPLSQGVTETCQIIAPNKIPPPPPLPALNAPLSERPGISGGGFVVTPPYRPPPPATAVRPIQRQMSADAAVVIVNAVKKQCSTTSCGSMGRDRERGGARVYSLDVPEPRSPDACNQQQQHYPERASPVGCGEPLERLPLVGSGSCGGGGGGGCDSGGVGAQHKDSQKQHHYHQNQQIQHQQQQQQQQQQQQQLEVQQDYHCSEHRHSVPALYYEGSHQGSPAQKVSFLKPLTRSRRDAASYSQLSPARHHSSYSGYSSSPEYSSESSLRIWERFRPYRKGQRDEACYVTAGNALRKKVQFAKGEDLHDILDYWKGVSAQQKL, from the exons ATGCAGGGTGCATCAACCACCTCCACTCTCCTTTTACTTATTCTCTCCTCCTTCATATTCTTCTCCCACATTCCCTACATGGTCAATGGGGACTGCTGGCTCATTGAGGGGGACAAAGGCTATGTGTGGCTGGCTATCTGCAGTCAGAACCAGCCGCCGTACGAGACTATCCCCCAGCACATAAACAACACGGTCCATGATTTGAGATTGAATGAGAACAAGCTTAAAGCTGTGCTCTTCAGCTCCATGTATCGGTTCACCAACCTGACTGATCTCAACCTCACCAAGAATGAAGTAAGCTATATTGAGGATGGAGCCTTTGCAGGACAAGCCAACCTACAG GTTCTTCAGCTGGGCTACAACAAGTTGACGAACATAACTGAGGGTATGATGAGAGGCCTTGGCCGCATGCAATGCCTCTTCCTCCAGCACAACCTTATTGAGGTTATTGCcagcaatgcattctgggagtgtcCCAGCCTCAGCAGCATTGACCTGTCATCCAACAAACTTGGCCGCATTGACCCATCCACATTCACAGTTCTCAGTCGGCTGATGGTGTGTGAACTGGCAGCAAATCCATTCCATTGCGGCTGTGATCTTTATAGTTTCCTAACCTGGTTGGAGTCCTTTAATAATGTAACACACACCTATGACCGCCTCCAGTGTGAGACGCCCCGGGAAATGTTTGGCTACCCGTTACTTATCGCTGCTGGCCATACTGGTCGAAATGCCAAAAGCATTTTGTACCATCGCTGCAGAGATGGCGTGATGATTCCAGGAATGACTTCTCTACCACCAGATCTTGATGGTCCTTCCGGGATTGGACCAGAGATGTTTGGTGGTGTGGGGCCGTACCACCAGCCCACCACCTCTTCCTCATCCACGGAACACAGCATTCCCAGCATCAAGCTCAAACATGTCTCTTTGTCATCAGCCTCTGTCCTTGTGCAGATCCCAAATCCCTACAGCAAAATGTATATTCTAACACAATACAACCAGACCTTTGTGTCTGACGTCATGAACTTGAAAAACAGGAAGGAGATGATCACCCTCAGCAAGCTCAAGCCACACACCAATTACTCCTTCTGTGTAGCATCCATCCGCAACTCTCAACGTTACAACCACACCTGcgtccagttttccactcgggCTCCAAATCAGGATGACATGCTGCCCACACCTTCCACAACTACTCACTACATAATGACCATTGTGGGCTGCCTTTTTGGCATGCTCATTGTTTTAGGCTTTGTCTACTATTGTCTACGTAAGAAACGGATGCATGATGAGAAGAGGAAGTCCATCTGTGTCAAGAAAACTATATTGGAAATGCGCTATGGACCAGAGgtggcagcagcagtggcaAATGATCCATCAGCAGTCCATAAGCTTCAGGAACAGTCCAGAGAACATCACCAGTATCAGCACCAACATGGAGGCAAACTTCCCATGTCCGCATCCTCTAGTTCGGGAATGCTCCACTCAGCTAACACCAGTTCCTCCAGACTTTCCTCTATCCCACAAGTAGAAAAGATGGCCACTGCCTTTTCAGAGGCCATGGCTAGTAAAGGAAACTATATGGATGTCAGAACTGGAGGGGCAGGAATTGAGAGGTTGGGAGAGGGTGGGCATGGAGGGATGGACTTGAGGGACGATGATGGAAGTGATATTGGTGATGACTCAGATGATGACGGTCGTGGCTCTGCATCAGAGATTTCCACCATTGCCATGGAGGTGGACAAGGTTAACCAGATCATTAACAACTGCATCGATGCACTGAAACTGGATGCAGCAGCAGTTGCTGCTTCAGGGGCCTCTACTAACCTTATGTCCTGTTCCAATCCAacctcccctccccccaccaGCACGTCCTCCCTTACTCGTGGCCTAATCCCACTCTCCCAAGGGGTGACAGAGACGTGCCAAATCATTGCTCCCAACAAAATACCCCCTCCACCTCCACTCCCTGCTTTGAATGCCCCTCTCTCTGAGCGCCCAGGGATCAGTGGTGGTGGCTTTGTCGTCACTCCCCCCTACAGGCCCCCTCCACCAGCCACTGCTGTACGTCCTATTCAGCGACAAATGAGTGCAGATGCAGCTGTGGTTATTGTAAATGCTGTTAAGAAACAGTGCAGCACCACCTCTTGTGGCTCCATGGGTCGGGACAGGGAACGTGGAGGAGCTAGGGTGTATAGCCTGGATGTTCCTGAGCCACGTAGCCCAGATGCCTGTAATCAACAACAGCAGCACTACCCAGAACGGGCCAGTCCCGTGGGCTGTGGGGAGCCCCTAGAGAGGCTGCCTTTAGTGGGAAGTGGGAGCTGcggtggggggggtggtggtggttgcGACAGTGGTGGTGTTGGTGCCCAACATAAGGACAGCCAGAAACAACACCATTACCATCAAAATCAACAAATacaacatcagcagcagcagcagcagcagcagcagcagcagcagcagctagagGTGCAGCAGGACTACCACTGCTCGGAGCACCGCCACTCCGTCCCAGCTCTATATTATGAAGGCTCCCACCAAGGCTCCCCAGCCCAAAAGGTTTCCTTTTTGAAGCCCCTGACGCGCTCCCGCAGGGATGCAGCATCTTACTCCCAGCTTTCGCCTGCCCGCCACCATTCCAGTTACTCTGGCTACTCCTCCAGCCCAGAGTACTCCTCAGAGAGCTCACTGAGGATCTGGGAGCGCTTTCGTCCCTACAGGAAAGGCCAGCGTGATGAGGCCTGTTATGTGACTGCCGGAAATGCCCTTAGAAAAAAGGTGCAGTTTGCTAAAGGCGAGGACCTGCATGACATCCTTGATTACTGGAAGGGGGTGTCAGCACAGCAGAAGCTGTGA